The genomic stretch aagacaaagctccttcgtggaagttattcacagatgggtcatccaacgaatcccacgctagagcgggagtgatattgataacgccggaagggcatcgatttcactgtgccatcaggttcgacttcaccgcgtcaaataatgaagtggaatacgaagcactcctcgctgggttgagaatggcgaaagatatgagcataaagacgcttgatatctacagtgattcacagctggtggtgaatcaagttctaggagaatatcaagcacgaggcttaaaaatggtggcctacttaaacaaaacaaaagacctgctagcccagttcactaagtacaccctccagcaaataccgcgagatcagaattcaaatgcagatgccttagccaaactcgcgagcgtgaaggatgctgacactttgaacattgtgccagtagaaagactgagtaagccaagcatacaagcggtcgaatccagtatggagattcgaatggaagatacatggatgacaccttatttggagtatctgacaaatggtacgctaccagcggatagaaacaaagccagaaccctACAAAGGCGAGctactaggtacatactggtcgatggcattatgtaccgaagaggatattccttgccactgctcagatgcgttacactagaaaaagataaggaactcatgaaagaggtgcatgaaggcttctgtggggatcatgctggggggcagagtttggcaaagaagattctaaggcaaggctacttctggccaactatgaacgaggattcgatggagtttgtacgaagatgcgataaatgtcaaagattctccaagattccacgagcagctccaaacgaattaaaacagatgcaaagtctgtggccttttgtagtatgggggatagatttgattggatccctacctacagggaaaggcggagtaaagtacgcagtcgtagcagtcgattacttcaccaaatgggccgaagctaaaccgctcgctaccatcacgaccaagaaagtccttgactttgttatcaagaacattatctatcgatatggtttgcctagaaagatagtttcagacaacggaacccaatttgacagcgatttattcaccgatttctgcgaaagacatggaatcattaaaagcttttcttcagttgcacacccccaggcgaatgggctggtcgaagccgtgaataaaactcttaaagataccctgaagaagaggcttgaagaagctaagggagcgtggccagagaaactgcctgaagtcctttggccgtatagaacgtctcaccaaaCAGCGACaggacgtaccccattttccttagcctatggatatgaggcaatgttgcctatcgaattagatccccccctcacatcgacgcctaacatacgaccaggaccagaacagccaactgatgatggaatccctagactcgattgacgagatatgGGAGAAggctcaactccgagttgctgcataccaacaaaaagtcgcccggtactttaactccaaagttaaagaaagaaaattcaacgtcggagacttggtgctacgacgagttttcttaaatacccgcgaccctactgctggagtactcggacctaactgggaaggaccttatcagattgaagaagtccttcatccgggcacctacaaacttgcacgcttaaacggagatctcgttccacgttattggaatggagaacacctgcgcaagtattatcagtaaatagtcctttttaaaggactggcttgtattaatttttctttttacaagtttagcaaagagggtaagccacgctgtatggctaatcgcttgtatatgtaagattctatttcagaatcactcgtaaagacatgtttagtccatttttaatacgagattataagggactgtgcgcagccagtcattcttgccaacctttgtgaatttatattcacaagtatttgttcattacatgtgttgttttgctgtattataagtattactttatcacccgagcagaaatgttcgaacaggtcgtggtcaaggcaagtgaccaaggagctaaagctcctcgatcacttggggggcatataaggacattgatagcaaagcgtaccatgaggtttgtaaacacatgaacaaaatgagtgaaagcatgctaaggtacttagagtatttttcaaaatttatattttgtcaaatcaagccaaagtactatgctaagttcggtcatacggacaaatgttataataaaagaaaatgttataacatcatgcaatcttttacaccgcaagcatcactgcttggatgtaactatccaaataaaagaaaaagtttaCTGCTCGAGTAGAAAAGTTTAcaataaaaatattgtctttacatcacgacctgtgggtcgtgtaatcaaaagatagagaaaataataaaaaagctcaagaggcactGGGAGCAGGAGGGTCGTTATCAACATTCTGATTGGTCGCGTCCTCAACgaccccttcttcttcagcaccagccaagcttggggaagcagggatcctcgctcttgcctcctcttcagccagttgagcagtgcagctagccagctcagcagtcctgacatcttctgaaagatagctgaaatcggcgccctgattgtgtttccagaagttataaaaacaccggagcgtcgtcttcttatacctttccagattcttggagttgtcgagccTCAGCTGCTCCACTTGGCCCTCGAGAGtagcgatggcctcgtccttggacttaagcACCTCTTCCAACCTCTTGATTTCGCAAAGATGGGTTCGGATGGCATCTTGATAATCCTgcctctgctttattatagctgcctttgtagcttcagcctctgatagctttgtcaccgcggcatccctctgTTGAggcatcgcctccaactcctttgcgtgcctggcctctgcagccgaaagttcctcagctgccttcacctggtgcctctcgatagcctttgccccagcctgttcgatggtggcttgggtgcgggtgcgAACAGTGgtggcagacagcaaagcctgaggacagaggataaaagttagaacctgtggaAAAGACTAAAAGACTGAGGCCAAAAagataaagaagtacttacgctggctatttcgttcagggtTCTGTTCAGAATTAGGTCGACAGTCATATTCTCtacctcaaccattgcatccttgacgcggtTATTTGTCCCGATGTGCGCAATacggtctttggctgctcgtacggcacggctcgagagtttggccccaagagtttctcCCCGCTTTTCTTGTTCCCTTCTGGGCACGACCGAAGGAGGATTCATTGGAGCaggaggagtctccttctcaacaggggccggaggatgagcagaagtttgcccagtaggCACGCCCCTAGGatggtcttctgttcgactcttttttgCAGGTCCCTGGCTCATCTCGCCAGTGTGTCTCCGTGACGACTTTCTccgaagctgaggaacttcctcttcctcctcagcctggtataagtcgaagacgttgggagtggccatatctgcacataagtaaaaacatgcaaaggATAAAGATAATAGCAGatgaagactctttatcaaaatgaaaaagaaggtcacaaagttagtacccgagctacaactactggtcgctatactattgactctattagtcacacactcactatctggcatgaagaagtctagccctagatttggagtataagtaaagttgccctccccgtcaaacaaatgacagggaattggcaaactatttaaaagcaaaataattttaccgttctcatcagaggattcccccagatccacaactggctctttggccttttgtttccccttgccttggggagcagaaggcctttctgtggaaggattgcccgtgggctccctgattgtaacccccgttggcctccttcgaggaggagacgcaggaggttgctgctcgggaaccccctcggcagtggcatcatctaccacggaccctcttgtttcatggcgaggagccaggaggccggacagcctcaagttttcatcatgtctggtgttggggtcggacgtaaccatgggcctgaaagacaaagtacagtttgagaaaaatgaaaggagactctttgattaaaaatatcgaccagtcaaagacggcACTTACcccctcgagcgaaggccaggttgttgctgattatgtccggtgtaaggaagtactccttactgtactgccccatgtTCGATATGTGCATAGTATCACTCAGGAATGTCCgatttgtctcctggtgacagaagtggaagaaacccgttccatattgttgcgggtagGATTTAAGGTCagaaagataattgacctcgtggggagtaggttctggccattttttaagtttgtacaggatatagagtgcggcgagcattctatatccgtttggagtaatttggaagggggcgacatcgaaataattagccaccccctgataaaaaggatgtagagggaggaaagcccccgcctctatgtgataccgagaccaggcgctgtatatacctccgggaaggttagccctttggtcagCGGCAGGAAGTTTGATGGTGACccctgtgaggggatacttcttgaaatagttagcaaccatccaaagggtcactatgctggtcggggaaatataccactcgacatcaggaaaattttgatgccgagggcgggctctaacttggatgttagggtcagggacAGGATTGTCTCGACCgttggtcgagggagccctagcctgcgaatcaggctgggcaagaAGGTTTGGACAATCGGcagattcaggtcttttcttgcctacagaTTTGGAAcaggccatttgaggaggagaaggacgaggtctggatgaggatcgagaaaaaggaatctcgtggattcagccggccggttgttcttcgccttcgagcagctgggcgagaagatcgtcgtcgatgggccgttcacctccccacaaatctggcatcaatgtatggaaacagaagaatggggaggtgaggataaagaattttaaaaggctttttagaataacgctggtcgagtataaaagccaagcttttatacaacagcattctaacaaaaagctaaattttttcgcacgaacagtttgaaaaacggatcaaagggtgaaagtaaaaggttttttttttagaaaaaaagctttttcaactccccttagggcgggaaaaacctattttccaactagcctaaagattgaaattttacttcgattttacgtcctaaaagtatgatcctaactatcaaactaactcataaaacattctactcacaagcgtctcaaaccagaagcagatgaattcaaacagtcaacatacaggagcatgcatcatgaaaatttgaagcataagaattcgaaaacttaccaagaaaatgatcgtggagatggaaacaGGGTCTTCGGAGGTCAAggaactctcggactgagtcttgaaaatgcagaagaacggtcCCTGGAGAAggttaaaactctggtttttagggtttcttgagaagacaatggcgtgcgtaaaaagaaaaggaagattttgaaggtattatataagtttgtctgtggcattaaaaaaggtgtaatcatcagtttcccttttttcgaagtatggggaagcggaatggccgtcgaattattactggggaaccgaaaagtcatgattagacagaagtaggttactttttccaagaacacacgaagggttctgacacgtatggtggggttaccgaagagtcgttcgctcaaaagtttatttattgctcgtgataaataaatttggggggcaaatgttatccaaaaaattagcattgatgacgtggcaagtgatccctggacacgtggctaacacctggaagagctctgctagggtatcgaccagaggacgtactagaagcagtaagcagcccagtcttacttgcgaccagtctggtcgatagttctgcATGCAATgtcatattactgtaaagatctttgtagatcccgaatttaactcacacaatctcctgaatatccgattatttaggagataaTATTGGCAaataaatcatgtaatcccccttgagcctataaataggaaaagatagctcaaggaagggacttttggcttttgaattatttgagattagagtaattctccttggaatattgtattgttcttcagaggttagtgaaactcattgaacccttgttctctgatcactcctttgattcctatatcaataacagtctaagtggacgtaggttattaccagatcctggggccgaaccactataaaaatatcgtgttcttattactttttgtaattacgttcttctcaacacattcattcatatcaatcatattctgactccgtgtcagttgaccaaattctAGGTCAAcaatttctaacttattattttaaatattttctaattagtttacgaatacaagtccatattcggctgacgaaatcaacgagatacgggatgagtggactgaatcaatgatggcgtatctcaattagcaaatgagcaagtggctgaggaaattttagtttaagtaggtttaacACTTAcaaatttagaacacaagagtacatatattaactttgatattttaattacttttatagttttgatcacaaatgttaactctagataaatgtttataaaaacttatactgttgtttttctgttcatactactgtttttctgtttctgctgctgtttttctgtttctgctgctgtttttatgtttctgcggctgtttttttttttatcaaaataggccagggaaattggcataaacatttgtaATTTCTCTGGTTAATACTTCATGTGACaatgcccaactgacgcaaaaaatactcgtttttaacatttgtggcagtgccccactgacgcaaacgcctgGCATTTGCGTCATGGGCAATTGCATCACATATTAAACTGACACAAAAACTCAACTGTGGCAGTGCTAAACTGACGCAAAtgtccttttttgttgtagtgtatgaGGATTTGTGTTATGTTATTCCTGCATGtggtattattattttgttgggttgcatgcatgaactcattagaaaaagaataaggttttataaggCTGTATGTGAATATGTATTAGTTatgttctttgaattatttgtataataagagcatgatagatttgtgaattattgtgtTTATGAAACATTaatgatcttgtatgaattttatgaggcataaggtaaaagataaaattcatggtgattgatgcttgctgattttgtgattaaaaggtgaaaagattgatgaaataaggatatgtatgcataagaatgactaatgatatgtggtgtttgtgaaaataaaatggtgctctaattcacaattaaaatgattttttgcacaaataattacctacagatttttttttgttatatttttgagaaaatatgagttttaaaaataaggatggtgattttaatgataaatgtgATTGCtagaatttttgtttaaaaatataaagtgtgtttcaataaaaggaatttgattggtattttgaaataaattaataaccTAAACATtggtaaaatttaaaagtgatatttttaacttaatatgagtggttattttacaagttatgattttctttaattatattaagaaaaatgtttgatttaattcacttgtgatttttaaataatggctgaaagtttagtttaaaaagttttaaatagttatttaattttcacatatgaatttgtgttacataaaattaagtcttaaagtAATTCAagcaaaagtatatatatatttttttggtcaAGAAGAAATAACCTTCATTGAACAAACAAGCAAGTACAACCAAGGGCAATCTGCCCAAAAAAGAACCAGAATACAACCAACAATCTACAACCTCACTCTACATACAAGAAAGCTTCCTTAAGAAAAGCTTGAGATGAGGAAGAGCCTTCCTACTATGAACACTGAATAATCTATATTGGACTAAGGTAATTACATCTTTAGCTATGCAATTAGCTGTTAATGAGAAACCATCATAAATGCATCTATTCCTATTTCTCCAAATTTGATACGCCACAGCTGCAAGATTCATATTAATAATCATGCTCATACTGTCATTATGCCCACAATTGAGCCTCACAGTCCAGTCCGAGAACCTCGTGGCCCAAGCGCGAAAACCAAGCCAAGAAAAGATGCAAGACAAGATTCTCTTGGATAAACAGCAATCAAAGAACAGATGGTTATGGCTCTCCCACTGGTCTTCCCAAACCGGGCAGAGAGAGCTATCAAGAGGAATGGTGCATTTGGCCAAGTTGTCTCTAGTTAGGAGGAAAGAGTTAACCACCATCCATAATAAAAACCCGTGCTTAGGGAGAGTAGTACGACACCAGACCGCATTCTTATAGGCCACAATTTGCTGGTTTAGGGAGTTGTTATACAGCTTTGATGGCCTGAATGTCCCAGAAAGACCAGCAGCCAAGACCTCTCCTTCACTGAATCTGTTTCTAAgatggcaaagtttgcgccaatACCAGCTACTGTCTTGCTTCAAAACATAGTTCGAAAAGTTAACCCCCTTTAGGTAAACATGCTGAATCCACTTGACCCAAAGAGAGTCTTGTCTAGTAGAGACAACCCAAACATACTTGGCAAGAAGTGCTCTATTCCAGCTAGCTCCATCCCTAAGCCCAAGCCCTCCATAAGCCTTAGGCATGCAAACTTGATGCCAAGAAGCTAAATGCAATTTACTACGAGTTCCCGAGGCCCCCCAAAGAAACTATCTACACAACTTCTCAACCTCCTTGATGATGCTTTGAGGTAAAATAAACACTAACATCCAGTAGTTTCTCAATCCAAATAGAACAGTTTGAATGAGCAGTAATCGGCCAGCATAAGACAAGTGTTTACTAGAccaggaaaatagttttattCTCATTTTTTGGACTATAAATTCACAGTCCACATGCTTCCATTTAGTAGGCCTCAAAGGCACCCCAAGATAATGAAGAGGGAAAGACCTTACTGGAAGTTGAAGAACCTGCATTATCTCAGTCCTATCAGCTGCATTAACCCTCCAAAATAAATCTGAGACTTCTTAGTATTAATAGTCAGCCCAGATGCTTCAGTAAACTTCCTAAGAGAGTCCTTAAGAACATTAACAACCGCAATAGAGCCATTGCAAAACAGGATTGCATCATCTGCAAAACACAAGTTTATGAGCTTCAGGCTCTTACACATAGGGTGAAATCGAAATGAAGTGGATCTGGCATCCAGTTGCAGACATTTGGTCATGTACTCCATaatgagaaaaaagagaagaggggaCATAGGATCCCCTTGGCGCAGACctttttcccccttgaaactgcTTTGAACCCGACCATTAATCAATAAAGAATAGGAAGTACTCCTGATACAATTCATAACCCAGCCAATAAACTTCATTGGAAAACAGTAGGCCTTCAAGAGATTTTCCAAAAACTGCCAATCAACCGTATCATACGCCTTGCTAAGGTGAATTTTAATTGCACAACGAGGAGAAGTAAGAGCTCTGCCATAATTCTTAATTAAATCTTGAAGAATCATGATATTGTGAGCAATAGATCTACCACGAACAAACGCACCTTGATTAGATTGAATGAGATAGGGAAGCACCACTGCCAGCCGAGAACACAACAACTTAGCCATGACTTTATACAAGGTCGAGCAACAAGCAGTAGGTCTGTAATCAGAGGCCCTAGCTGGATTAGAGACTTTAGGAATCAGGGATAAAGTTGTTTCATGAAGCTCTTTAGGAAATTGGCCTGTAGAGAAACCATGAATGATTGCTGAGCATATATCCTGACCAATCTCCTTTCACATAGACTTGAAGAAGCCGGAACCATAACCATCAAGACCAGGCGATTTAGTAATAGGAATACTAAACATAGCAACTCTTATTTCCTTAACGGAGAAaggttttaaaagtatatttttttcccacacttaaaatttatgtttttctcACATTAGTtatgtaattctattaattaaaattaaattgatatttttctaaggaaacatggtaatcataggtattttttttttaaataaatttcaagcctttgttatttctttgtaatttgaaaataataaatggatttatcacatat from Humulus lupulus chromosome 5, drHumLupu1.1, whole genome shotgun sequence encodes the following:
- the LOC133779857 gene encoding uncharacterized protein LOC133779857, whose amino-acid sequence is MPKAYGGLGLRDGASWNRALLAKYVWVVSTRQDSLWVKWIQHVYLKGVNFSNYVLKQDSSWYWRKLCHLRNRFSEGEVLAAGLSGTFRPSKLYNNSLNQQIVAYKNAVWCRTTLPKHGFLLWMVVNSFLLTRDNLAKCTIPLDSSLCPVWEDQWESHNHLFFDCCLSKRILSCIFSWLGFRAWATRFSDWTVRLNCGHNDSMSMIINMNLAAVAYQIWRNRNRCIYDGFSLTANCIAKDVITLVQYRLFSVHSRKALPHLKLFLRKLSCM